The region CCGAAATGTATGAGAcggcagatttttttttcacgttTTCGGGcttggccccatagtaaaagtagttaAATATGACCTAAGtacatattcacccctcagagtcTGGTCAGAGATaacaatttcaccctgtatagatTATGGGACGACAGTTCATATTTTTTCGATGCCGTGTGAAGTCGTCGTACGATAATCCTTGACAGTCACTAATTTATTGCAGaatgaaactttttttttaggTGCTGCTGGCCAGTAATTAACCCTTTTTATATGCGTTCCTCTAAAAATTTAGAGTAAACTAATCCATATACTCATAAACAAATGTCCATGTGTATATTGAGTACCTGTAGTTTAATTTTGCATGCTAATTTTGTACACTTAACACAATGAAAATAGGTACTTAGTCATATCTCGAACTTCACGGATATCATTAAAAACACTGTGTATGTCGGAACACATTCTTATCTGTATAGTATGTAACAAAGGTGTGTTAACTACGATATATTTGCCCACTTTGGATGTCACTATATATGTGATGCTGACTGAACCTTACGGTTTTAAACTGatgtatgtacctaagtacctatatactaAAGACTTAGAACTCAGTATCTAATGCTACAAAAGTTGCAAGAATTGGATTCATTCAATTTATAACCGTTGTAATTTTTCGTCTATGATATTAGTAGGTAGTAGGACGATGATGAAACTTCCTACATATCAGAAGTCACAGTCACTTCCGACACAGATTTCTACCTCTACACAAACATACGATTGGTCCTGGTAACACAGCTGTACATTGATATTAAACCAAGCCATTCTCGGATCGGCGATTTAAATGAGACCTAAAAAATGAGAGTAAATGAGCGCGTCAGGGATTTTTCCCGGCAATTTGCTCAAATGTAAAGGATTAAGTTAAAACAGCCACTGTTCGTACTTGTAATTGCTTTCTGCTCAATTTTACTTCAAAATCCGTAGGAGTCAGATTAAATTCGTTCTTATAATGCTCCCTGCCCACCTAACTTTGAAATCAACCAAGAGAAGCAattaatttaatgttaattcAACATAAATGGAGGTCTCGATTCGAAGCGTGGCTTAGTCAAGTTATCTATTTATTCTAAGAGAGTTTATTAAACATATATTCTTATAAAAATAACTTGTTCGTCTCATTTAAAACGCCGTACCAAGAAATTAAAAACAGAGAGGCATTCCATATAAACAAGGCACACTTTCGAATTCATAAAAATTCGTTTTTACCTGTTATGTTAGTCTTCCCGAGAAGACCTGAAGTGTGAAAAATGTTCATCGTTAGtaacgtttttaattttttctcaaTCTATAAAGTCCAACCTGAAATAGGAAAGTTTGCAGGACAAAAAGTACgcttttatggtttttttatGGTTGCCAACTTATGTAGGCTACGTCCCAATTAGGGATCTCGCAGGGTTGGCAATTAGTGTGGAATTTATTACAGCTTAATAGCGCTGGTGGACGAGTTTCGGTGAATGGATGGTGAGGGTCCGCGTGAGCGTTGGCAGCCCTATTTATTACCCGGTTTCTACGTATCCTCGCTTTACCAATCCGATCCAATATATCTTTATTACCAGCCATAAAGAGTTGAAACAGGATCAAAAGTAAGGACGTGTCTTGCTAACGATCATATAAATCAGAAAACGTACCGCATGCCTTTTTTGAAGTCCCTGACTTCTATAATACCTAACGATATTAATGAATGTTTGTAAAACAATTTTCCTGGTCGGGATTTGCTaaaggtaatttaattttagacaCTGACAAATTGAGAGTCAAAACTATATctaaagttttaaaatataagtgATATGTGGTTTGACAGAAGATAAAATCAACTACAGCTTAGGTACTCATATGTACATAGATTCAGTATGGCTGGCAGACAGTCaggaaaatacgtaaatacaaATTCTTTTATAACACTGCATTAAGGTGCCCACTCCGTATCGGGCAATCAAACCTGCCGACCGGCGAGGACCCTATGTTTAGTACTTCTCACTCCTCAGTATGACAACGTGGGTAGGTATTTTACTAATGCGAGTCTACAGGGTGTTGTAAGTATAAAATAGAATAACGGATACTGTCATGAGacggtacagtcagccaagaaagctatcatctgattgatagagtcgaaaagtggtagaccactttcttggctgaccgtacctgATTAAATAACTAAGGTAAAATAGCGGACTCACATAATTGTGGCGCCGCCGGCTGAGGCGCGGCAGTGGGGGCTATGGGCGTCGCCTGCGTCACCACGGGCTGCGTCATAGCTGCCAGCGCCGCCAGGTTCTGCACCGACACCGGCGCGAGCAGCCCACCCAACTGGTCGGCGGCACCGCCACCCATGGACCCCACCCCGCTCACTGTCCCGCCGCTCAAGCCTGCGCCATTGAAAGCGATATCCTGATAGTTAACACCTAAATGGAGAaataagaacaaattaaaagggatagggttaaaataaaatatgggaGTGGGAAAGGTGTAGAATCAAcgtaaattaataaacaagaaAAACTTAGTTTACCTATccatattttcatttcattaaaaaGTCTCATTGAACGTAGCAATTCTAAGGTACCTATGCCTGTGTAAACTCTGGTATgcctacttatttattgtcaTAGTCAATCAACCGAAAATATATTCAATTCAGGGACATGAAATGAAActcacttaaataaataataaacataaatgaTTAAGGCTCATTTGAAAGCGTCCTGCCCCGAATTGAGTCATCTGCGGAAACTACAGTCACTGATATAATCAACTTTGTTTGTCATGTGGGTTAACCGTAATGCATGAACATGCCTAGGTTTCATTACGGCTTGGAACTATACTAGATACATATGTAATTatgaataccaaaaaaaaaatattcgtaaTATTTCACTAATCGTTTTTTATGAAGGTTAGGGGAAAGTAAAACGTCATATACGTTTAACCCTAACCTAACTTGCAGGGTCCGTTACTATGTTAAACCATATTATGTCTAGgtaataattaacttaaaataCCTTGCTGTAtcatcaacatttttttatatcgcCAGCAACTAACCTTGCAGCAGCGTGGACCCTTGGCCCTGCAGCAACTGCTGCTGCAGCCCCACCGCCTGCAACTGTTGCAGCAGCTGCAGCTGTGTGGCGGGCGAGAGCGCCGCCTCCGACGCGAGGTACGCCGTCGGCGTCACCGGCGTCGTCAGCCCCCACAGGCTCGCCTGCATCGCCTGCAGCTTCTTTTGCTCCTTTTCCTTTTGCGTGTCGGCGAATTTCACAACCAGCGGGGCTGAACAACCCTCCATGGTCTGACTGTGGTGCAGTGTCTGGAAATTGGGAAATGTATCGTTACTTAGGATAGGTAGGTGTGTAAGGGAAAGTAGGGGGAAATACTAGTAGGACCTTTAAACTtccaacattaaaaaaatataatcaattctgtaattaaataatggttgaaaaaaaatttttttttcagaaattggGAAAAAAGGCATTTCTTATACTCTTACCTATGGGACAATTGAGATCAAATAACAATCTATTTTTtacatatactcgtacctacaaTCGTTTGTAAATGAAACTAgtagaaataataatttaaatcgcAAGAGGGGTCAATGGTAGTGTCCTCATTTTCCTTGTTCCTAATTACCCTAAGTAGGTACTCAATCAAAATGTTAATCAAAATGGCCGTTACCCCACTCCCTAATAGATACCTATTAACCTACGCACATATTTGACGCGTTCAATAGACATGTGCGAGACATTATAGTAGGTACAGGAACGTTCTTATTTACTCTACATTCCTAATCTTCCAGTAAAGTTTTAATGCcttaattatttctttatacacggtgtaacatgaggaaaccgaataatttaacagcgtattcctgatcatatttagagacaaaaatgtccgataaacttttttgaaattcgcctagttagtaacactttgcaaaaagtaggttttacgaaaaaaataatgtaaaaataaattttaggtgacaagtttaccaataacatttattttttatgtacaaatacattcaaaaaattgaaaaaacaaaacaaaaatatttttttttttggcgaaattgacctaaactcatattattatttttttctttcttttggtctcagaaatgcgtggttaaaattattcggtttcctcatgttacaccgtacCTTCAATTCtttatatacttggtcaagcaaatcttgtcagtagaaaaaggcggcaaatttgaaaaatgtaggcgcgaagggatatcatatcatagaaaatttgaatttcgcgcctttttctactgacaagatttgcttgaccatctatagccATCCGACAGACATTATTTCAAAGTGAGATGGAAAACTCATCAATTAAAAATTAACAACTTACCTACGTGTCTATATGTATATTTAGACATACTATACCTATTGACACTTAGATATCAACATATATTGCGGCATCATTCGAAAATGTCAATCCTAGGTGGGTAATACAGTCTAATTCCCAAGACGCCAGGAAGCATTTCTAATTGGGACCATTAATGGACCGAGTTATTAGAACGATCCAATCCGCTTAAAACTTCACCGGTACTAACCAATCAAGAATTCGTAACAATTTAAAAACCTCAAGCATTTAACAGAACTTCGAGCTTTCAAAGTTTCTTATTCAATTGAAAGTGATCCAACTTAAAGAAGTCTTTGTGCGAAATCTCTATTGATTTTAACACGAACTATTAGATTTTATTAGTTCAAATTCTATTGGAAGTTTTTTTGGACAAGCTCGAGTTAAGAAAGAATTAATGATTCAATAAGTATCGATTTCCGAATGTAAGTAAAAGAGGTAGGTAGTTATTAGTTATTGTTTGATTGTTTGATCATAGGTGTGTACATGTACAATAAAATGACTACTCACCTACTTACTCAAACGAAATAATTGGATGTTTAGTGCATGTATCTATCGAGTTTTGTTCGAATGTACTTAACTAATACCCGCAGTAGCTACCGTAAGCTAAACTTAACTAGAGGGTAAATGTAAGTACATCTAGGTATTTTTATCAGCTGTCACTTGGCACTACCTATATTCGGACGGCGCTTTGAAAGCCTTTTTCCACCGCTATAAATGTTCAGCAAGACGGCCGGcatgttaatttatttaacaccCACAAATATTTTGCTACCCGATTTTATTGTAGTTAAATCCGACTTTCAAACATTTGCAGTTCTGCATATCGTTGCCAAAGAGGAATTTAAAACACAATATTGTACTCAATGAGGAGAGATGAATATAGGCAAAataatgttagggatgaatgttgatgaaCGAAGAgcggatggtagacccaaaaacaatggatggattgtgtgaaagaggatatgagaaagaaaggagtgagtacTGAGGTGacgaatggaagagaaaaacatgttgtgtcGACCCCTCATAACGCGGGATAGGGCAGGGAGAAGAAGAAGTGCTAATTATTTAGTAGGTAGTTTAGTTTACCTTTATGGCAGCGATGGCCGCCTGCTTAGAGACGAACGTGACGAACGCGCAGCCCTTGCTCTGGCCCTGCGCGTCCCGCAGCACGGTGCACTCCTCGATGGCGCCGTGCCCCGCGAACAGCGCTCGCACGTCGTTCTCCGACAGCTTCTTGTTGAGCATCCCCACGAACAGCTTGCGTTCTGTTGGCAAACATATCATACACTTAGTCGTAAATTGAGAACAATTAAACATTAATTACTTATAGTTAATATAGTTACACTTAACATGTTTCTGGTATCATTAATAAGATAAGGCGAGGTCTGACCAGACAGAATTTATGTTATTTACGATTCTACTTTCCGTTTTTCTTATAACCGAACTTTTTGTAATCGTGTTAGTGTTTATCAGTCCCTAGTTGCCCTAGTGTCCCTAGTTTGGAACTTTAAATGTACTTAGTCTATTCTGTATATCATTCCAGATTCCAATATCATTataatatcggtttgatgttAGTACTaatttttgtacctattaattTAATATCTATTTGTGGAATTAAATGATTACTCGAACGACCGAGTCAcgtgtttatttaaattttgcaTTACACTATAAATAGGGAGTAAAGTGGCATTACTCATTAGAAAAAACTATAAATCGCTTTAACCATACCTTGCTTTAATAAGTTGTAGGTACATCAACAAGAATGAGCAGCAAGATTTGCGAACAAACACaagatttttcttatttagcAAACCAAAAAACGAAACGGACTCATATAAGCCAGGAGAGGTATATTTGTTACCAGAAGGCAAGTATCTCCGTGGGTGTTTAAAACTTTGCCCCTCGTTGCTGATGTTGCACTGGGAATTCGCTCGAGGTTAGAAAGTTTATATTTGTTTCTTGTTTACGTTTATATGTTGTTTCAACCTAATTCAACGACACGGGTGAAATAATAACGTACAAACGGATTTTATCCAGAACCTTTGTCGAGGCGATCAGCACGTGAACACTTTTGAAATATGTATCAAGCAAGCTTCCAAGTGGCATGTAACATTTATGCAACGACCCCGCGGACACAACACTGAGTGCATAGTGCATTGTAC is a window of Cydia splendana chromosome 1, ilCydSple1.2, whole genome shotgun sequence DNA encoding:
- the LOC134791730 gene encoding CUGBP Elav-like family member 1-A isoform X9, which translates into the protein MLHSLNALAGKISPGGGLDTNANRHSHPNRNHKASSPSAPYSKPNGMSMINNNNSTSINNNNNEDEKADMPDPDYIKMFVGQVPRSMDENDLRMMFEEFGRVHQINVLRDKITGASKGCCFVTFFTRKAALKAQDALHNIKTLSGMHHPIQMKPADSENRNERKLFVGMLNKKLSENDVRALFAGHGAIEECTVLRDAQGQSKGCAFVTFVSKQAAIAAIKTLHHSQTMEGCSAPLVVKFADTQKEKEQKKLQAMQASLWGLTTPVTPTAYLASEAALSPATQLQLLQQLQAVGLQQQLLQGQGSTLLQGVNYQDIAFNGAGLSGGTVSGVGSMGGGAADQLGGLLAPVSVQNLAALAAMTQPVVTQATPIAPTAAPQPAAPQLCWTL